One stretch of Kluyveromyces marxianus DMKU3-1042 DNA, complete genome, chromosome 8 DNA includes these proteins:
- the GOS1 gene encoding Gos1p — MSNSFVTVRSQAISLESQTDSLLTRYSSFAQTTSSEPLAQETQLQEKLETILNKRQDIVETLQKIADNDSDISTTKLSQLQRHRETLQENWQTFRNIRSSIQQERNRLNLLFSVKKDLQQDTIENRDEYIQDEYRRVENSHSVVDSLIDQAYETRDQFMSQRRVLHKSGDRILQTLQHIPLINNVIAKINTRRKKNAVILASLISICILVLFFTA, encoded by the coding sequence ATGTCAAATTCATTTGTAACAGTGAGATCGCAAGCTATCTCCTTAGAGTCTCAGACAGACTCCCTATTGACCAGATACTCCTCTTTCGCTCAAACAACGAGCTCTGAACCATTGGCGCAAGAAACACAACTACAAGAGAAGTTGGAAACCATTCTCAATAAAAGACAAGATATTGTCGAAACACTACAAAAAATTGCAGACAATGATAGCGACATATCTACAACAAAACTATCCCAGCTCCAGCGTCATAGAGAAACATTGCAAGAGAACTGGCAGACATTCCGTAATATCCGTTCCTCCATCCAGCAAGAGCGCAATAGATTAAATCTCCTATTCTCTGTGAAAAAGGACTTACAACAAGATACGATTGAAAATCGTGATGAATATATTCAAGACGAGTACCGTAGAGTCGAAAATTCTCATTCAGTAGTAGACTCTTTAATAGATCAGGCTTATGAAACTCGGGACCAATTTATGTCCCAACGTCGGGTTTTGCACAAGTCCGGTGACAGAATCTTACAGACATTGCAGCACATTCCCTTAATTAACAACGTTATAGCCAAGATTAATACaaggagaaagaagaatgcaGTAATATTGGCTTCCCTAATTTCAATTTGtattttagttttattctttactGCCTAA
- the ATG10 gene encoding E2-like conjugating enzyme, producing the protein MLTLPEYNEQIPNVRSLLTKWAKVERIQDVQDGLQLDVRLKTDTLLELHIYYDHVYHVPSIKFRLWSLDTEEDISSLRLLTLSDSELRSILNLGTFSVTLSTDMEMKSVYYYINNCDTDANVGSDVEHYLTRWISLYIRIFDLNFVP; encoded by the coding sequence ATGCTAACACTTCCTGAGTACAATGAGCAAATACCGAATGTACGTTCGCTTCTCACAAAATGGGCCAAAGTTGAACGGATACAGGACGTTCAAGACGGGTTACAACTAGATGTGCGTTTAAAGACTGATACTTTACTTGAGttacatatatactatGACCACGTTTATCACGTTCCATCTATTAAGTTCAGACTTTGGTCTTTagatacagaagaagatatttcttctcttaGGTTGCTGACGCTATCGGATTCAGAACTACGTTCCATTTTAAACTTGGGTACATTTTCTGTAACTTTAAGTACTGACATGGAAATGAAAAGCGTGTACTACTATATCAATAATTGCGATACAGATGCGAACGTGGGATCAGATGTTGAGCACTATTTGACGCGTTGGATATCCTTATATATACGCATATTTGATCTTAATTTTGTTCCATAG
- the SDH2 gene encoding succinate dehydrogenase iron-sulfur protein subunit SDH2: MFNVIFKRGLATEVKAAAPRLKTFKIYRWSPDTPAEKPRLQEYKVDLNQCGPMVLDALIKIKNEQDPTLTFRRSCREGICGSCAMNIGGRNTLACLCRIDQNENKQTKIYPLPHMYIVRDLVPDLTHFYKQYKSIQPYLQREKVPEDGKENLQSIADRKKLDGLYECILCACCSTSCPSYWWNQEQYLGPAVLMQAYRWLIDSRDEASGIRKQMLQNSMSLYRCHTIMNCTRTCPKGLNPGRAIAEIKKALAMD; encoded by the coding sequence ATGTTCAACGTCATATTTAAGAGAGGTTTGGCCACTGAGGTCAAGGCTGCTGCTCCAAGATTAAAGACCTTCAAGATTTACAGATGGAGTCCAGATACCCCAGCTGAAAAGCCACGTTTGCAAGAATACAAGGTCGACTTGAACCAATGTGGTCCTATGGTTTTGGATGCTTTGATCAAGATTAAGAACGAACAAGATCCAACCTTGACTTTCAGAAGATCCTGTAGAGAAGGTATCTGTGGTTCTTGTGCTATGAACATTGGTGGTAGAAACACTTTAGCCTGTTTGTGCAGAATTgatcaaaatgaaaataagCAAACTAAGATTTACCCATTGCCTCACATGTACATTGTGAGAGATTTGGTGCCTGACTTGACTCACTTCTACAAGCAATACAAGTCTATCCAACCATATttacaaagagaaaaggtCCCAGAAGATGGTAAGGAAAACTTGCAAAGTATTGCAGACCGTAAGAAGTTGGATGGTTTGTACGAATGTATCTTGTGTGCTTGTTGTTCCACATCTTGTCCATCTTACTGGTGGAACCAAGAACAATACCTAGGTCCAGCCGTGTTGATGCAAGCTTACCGTTGGTTAATCGACTCTAGAGATGAGGCCTCGGGTATCAGAAAGCAAATGCTTCAAAACTCCATGTCTTTGTACAGATGTCACACAATTATGAACTGTACCAGGACTTGTCCAAAGGGTTTGAACCCAGGTAGAGCCATTGCTGAAATTAAGAAGGCTTTGGCTATGGACTAG
- the VPS13 gene encoding membrane morphogenesis protein VPS13, translating into MLESLVSALLNRFLGAYVENFDPKQLNVGIWNGDVKLRNLRLRKDSLDALDLPVDVKFGHLGELTLLIPWSSLKNKPVKIIIEDVYMLCTPRTAESYCLQDQVERELKVKLQRLAELELSNSSKPDMNPESNRNESFTQSLLTKIIDNLQVTVRNIHLRYEDVNSIFSEKPCAFGISLSELSAVSTDESWNPSFIAIKQQITHKLATLDSISFYLNTSTESIDIDDKEELLVRLRESIADKHGTPEYQYLLKPVKGSARLKMNNAGATQDTPHIDVQLMFDQFALVLDDCQYKEVLHNMSKYHWFHKTLKFRRFRPTCEPKEDPIQWFRYAANCVLSEIHEKNYRSSWEYIKKRRQTRDEYVALFKKKLTLPNITDPLPNPDDETRLIELDRDLEFDDIKFFRAFARRQFSQESKVTRMTETVSTNSNPQGWFSSWWGSGSNKSDDTLTMTDEQRKELYEAIEYDDSKDALKSIDIPRDRTTVRVTNLLQKGSLTIIDKTKGHRMCDFIFEESATEFLKRPDSFLLKFELNSFLVEDGSPHTSYRHIISPRANQESSEPLLHLCFDSCPMDDSADSFLDVKFGSVFVYYHIHFINELLRFFNPPKKHWETISAIMNAAEATVEGWTTQTRMGLEALLDEHKTIDVNLNAASPTIIIPLDAHSWESPCAIIDAGSIKMRSDLVPKEEIKKIKELSVDEYAKIDSAELKRLMFDRFKIKLTNTQFLIGPDMKSAITSINVKQTDNNFTILEKMELDFIFDVLIFPKAMNLPKARASVTLPNLNLFLNDAQYKIIMQLIERCTPYVDEDDDDDNNGDSSSSDSFSQLIPIDNASDRNQALQNLKQALLLKQTKKMLDKLSKTELEQVSFELTLDVSRIEISLSKCLEGSTMRSTKLVKLVGEHLSLGLEKRFVQLGFNISLTELRLEDHISNFGSTNREEYILFSNNSTKQPNLFDINGSRTQQIIEYESKLYEVFDINVDLKMSELTLSLIPKSILTLLNFILNTFTDPETPAVPANVIRQSNQTETDSKPGSTNVNLLLDGINIILNDESSRLATLGIHNSELSINMLPQSMKVKAKLGDMKLLDETSVDLPKNSIFRELISREDDDLAELVYETFDPETNKNNYDSYLFYRTGAMRINFVEHSINKIINFFAKFQKMKVFFDTAHNNAYSKAPDIDTVNNIKFDILIKTPTISFPKLIDPRNNSYDELIWKMGDVYLSNYFTGDDNKLVNNASVGIKNTHISSIFNFEGNMVQQLSAVSNLDLRFDILYDQYYKESEALLNITGFFAPFYVNLTDLQIQYILGLVQKISSSFIVDQVNDDMEDIEMTALNTNSIIDPQKELHLSQNIFSPEKKASELNIKSTRVEFEFNAPEVSLSLYNHTKGALSIDELGVARFNLEDFGISGSALNSSSFESEMHITSFTVEDIRYSKTSKHTQVIPKIEGEHHQFMASFNYSEGKESSNLTFEVTIDSPKIVLATEFILSLQDFLTSSFTSQQPANLQGLAQHNNGIEPDQNDETSELKNEKSKMSVSYSINVVDSAVILLADPADSHSEAIVFTIGQFLIANQNVLSISANNVGLFLSRMGTLKTNRIRVLDDFSSTILIDGRDSTPEMLKTQIHSSVGPLMLRLSLRDIRLAMRIFDSALSMAKDKGLISKTDSEKKEDDINTKYGRFSKEFKNKIKKYAPSMVSSFSELSNAIQRNSVHKSTKIIAKAEKLHLDFAGMRIVLIGDIHELPIADFNVNSFSVDAKDWSTNIDAISTIEMYASAFNYSRSSWEPLIEVFPLTFHLSKDDETGNAFMFDIIARKNVEITLSSRTIALLSQIPASLTKVHDLKPRGAERPYRIHNDTGHPLNIWIKNTEDGSPGKKTNLTKLEQGAIIDWEFEDWRVVRETLNTDKNILQVSFDSEVYTNVIEVDATKEGETVHMLSPPVNGVHNRLLVGSKLLKNNVKQISFGSTLLFFNSTSTEIEVGLFDKAQTTLIKTIEPRETKAIPIDLAYNSSFQLRPKISGAKYQWSKTPLFWKLLREAPNSLTCASESNAPPFYFEAEGLVEKDDPLSKIYPRMTVSVSAPLVLENLLPENISFCLMGKEDKHRQEMYLEAGSSIPLHNVSLESYLFLSVKPDDDIFQWSNETLVNSPDISELQEEYRTLIKTVDGQKLYLNLKYHSDGRRAKTISIYAPYVILNKTTHDLSVFSDRQWGVLKSNVFLENDKKVAKPKMFSFQYEDYNRNRAKIKFTETNPSVPVSFDAIGQSVDVSLELLNHDQECNLGISVKEGEGKYRFTKIVELCPRYIFRNSMQESLEIMEYGTSSPTLLGPNEVIPLYFLKRTLSKKFVARFAKIPSTWSNPFRLKDVGETFVKMNITDAAQRLVKMEISLEGATLFINATDSDDNWPYSIRNFSDNEFLFWQRNPRFVDEESDELDYYYQEDEDEVDFEPIYYRIPPRSVMPYSWDYPSAKQKKLYIHTKNRRREIDLNEIGNLRPIRIPPDNPKNPPTIVDINILMDNGVQVLVLSNYNQEQSLYKLRSQRRLESESSLASSVTSKSDRFEVDEDMDSKLNARVVLSFSGIGVSFINQRLQELCYLNILGLEFRFNDSEMYQNLSFKIKWLQIDNQLFGGIYETVLYPTKIPKESKEIDIHPSLSGSISKVKDESSSLMNFKMATILLQEMTIQIDEDFLFALIDFVHVPGAAWNENTDYDDNNNEAFILNKCSIPDFPTTIKSNKVYFEMLHLQPTLLHLSFVRTDRVNVEEEKTSGNSPINYFINVLTMALGNIEGAQIKLNSLLLEHVRVSPPTLIAAIESHYAQQFFYQLHKILGSADFLGNPVGFFNNISSGVMDIFYEPYQGYIMNDRPQELGIGIAKGGLSFLKKSVFGFSDSFSKMTGSMAKGLSVAIQDTSFQERRRLQQRQRGKFGSVGVGASSFFNNVTSGITGVALDPYSGGAKEGPLGFIKGVGKGLIGLPAKTAIGVLDLASNVSEGIRNSTTLMDGGQIERVRLPRYVGSDNLIKPYNLRDSQGQYWLKSCNGGQFAKDIYVGHVICETPAGFQIVIVSLQRILRMQLSNLTVMEHIPFNTIRNVKVSKTGITIYTAEREYFFSVPKDEERRYLYKLVHAAVVEFNSKWQVQL; encoded by the coding sequence AGTCGATGTAAAGTTTGGGCATTTGGGCGAGTTAACATTGTTAATCCCTTGGTCCAGTCTAAAGAACAAACCAGTAAAGATTATTATTGAAGATGTATACATGTTGTGTACACCAAGAACGGCAGAATCATACTGCTTGCAAGATCAAGTTGAACGTGAGTTAAAAGTTAAACTACAACGTCTTGCTGAGTTAGAGTTGTCCAATAGTTCCAAGCCTGATATGAATCCTGAATCGAATAGAAATGAATCTTTCACTCAATCATTACTAACCAAAATTATTGATAATCTTCAAGTGACAGTCAGAAACATACATTTGAGATATGAAGATGTAAATTCTATATTCAGTGAAAAACCTTGTGCATTTGGGATTTCTTTGAGTGAACTTTCTGCAGTTTCCACAGATGAATCTTGGAATCCAAGTTTCATTGCtatcaaacaacaaattaCCCACAAATTAGCAACACTAGATTCGATCAGTTTCTACCTCAACACGAGTACAGAATCAATAGATATTGATGATAAGGAAGAACTCTTGGTGAGATTAAGGGAGTCAATTGCTGATAAACATGGAACTCCAGAATACCAGTATTTATTAAAACCAGTCAAGGGATCGGCAAGGCTTAAAATGAATAATGCTGGGGCAACCCAAGATACGCCACATATTGATGTTCAATTAATGTTTGATCAGTTTGCTCTTGTGTTAGATGATTGTCAATACAAAGAAGTTCTTCATAATATGTCAAAGTATCACTGGTTCCATAAAACTTTGAAGTTTAGGCGGTTTAGACCAACATGTGAACCAAAGGAAGACCCCATTCAATGGTTCAGATATGCGGCCAACTGTGTTTTATCCGAAATACATGAAAAGAATTATAGATCAAGTTGGgaatatataaagaagagaagacaaACAAGAGATGAATACGTTGCTCTattcaaaaaaaagcttACCCTTCCAAACATTACAGATCCGCTACCAAATCCAGATGATGAAACCAGGCTTATCGAATTAGATAGGGACCTTGAATTTGATGACATTAAATTCTTTCGCGCTTTCGCAAGAAGGCAATTTAGTCAAGAGTCTAAAGTCACTAGAATGACTGAAACGGTATCCACAAATTCGAACCCTCAAGGGTGGTTTTCCAGTTGGTGGGGATCTGGTTCTAATAAATCTGATGATACTTTAACAATGACAGatgaacaaagaaaagaactaTACGAAGCGATTGAATATGATGATTCTAAAGATGCTCTGAAATCGATTGATATTCCAAGAGATAGGACTACCGTAAGGGTAACGAACTTACTACAAAAAGGGTCATTGACAATTATTgataaaacaaaaggaCATAGAATGTGTGATttcatctttgaagaatccGCGACGGAGTTTTTAAAGCGTCCAGActcttttttgttgaaatttgaattgaatagctttcttgttgaagacGGTTCTCCTCATACTTCATATCGTCATATTATTAGTCCAAGGGCAAACCAGGAAAGCTCTGAACCGTTACTGCACTTATGCTTCGATAGCTGTCCGATGGATGACTCAGCAGATTCCTTCTTAGATGTTAAGTTTGGTTCGGTGTTCGTGTATTACCATATACATTTCATTAATGAATTATTACGGTTCTTCAATCCGCCAAAAAAACATTGGGAAACCATATCTGCTATTATGAATGCGGCAGAAGCTACAGTAGAGGGATGGACAACCCAAACTAGAATGGGTTTGGAAGCATTGCTTGACGAGCATAAAACAATTGATGTTAACCTTAATGCTGCATCTCCTACAATCATCATTCCCCTCGATGCCCATTCTTGGGAATCACCATGCGCAATAATTGATGCAGGTTCAATAAAGATGCGCAGCGATCTAgttccaaaagaagaaatcaaaaaaattaaagagcTAAGTGTTGATGAATATGCTAAAATTGACTCTGCTGAATTAAAGAGGTTGATGTTTGACAGGTTCAAAATTAAGTTAACAAACACCCAATTTTTGATTGGTCCAGATATGAAGTCTGCAATCACAAGCATAAATGTGAAGCAAACTGATAATAATTTCACCATCcttgaaaaaatggaaCTAGACTTCATTTTTGATGTTCTAATTTTCCCAAAGGCAATGAATCTTCCAAAGGCAAGGGCATCTGTTACGCTACCAAACTTGAATCTTTTCCTAAATGACGCTCAATACAAAATTATAATGCAATTGATAGAGCGATGCACACCAtatgttgatgaagatgatgatgatgataataacGGAGACTCAAGTAGCAGTGATAGCTTTTCTCAATTGATTCCGATTGATAATGCGTCAGATCGCAACCAAGCTCTTCAAAACCTCAAACAAGCGCTACTTCTCAAACAGACAAAAAAGATGCTTGATAAATTAAGCAAGACTGAATTAGAACAGGTATCATTCGAACTCACATTAGATGTCTCAAGGATTGAGATATCTCTCTCCAAATGTCTTGAAGGCTCTACTATGAGGTCGACAAAACTAGTAAAGTTGGTTGGTGAACATCTTTCTCTTGGGCTTGAAAAACGCTTTGTTCAGCTAGGCTTCAACATATCTTTGACAGAGCTAAGATTAGAGGATCATATATCAAATTTTGGCTCCACCAACAGGGAGGAATATATTCTAttcagtaataatagtacaAAGCAGCCAAATCTTTTCGATATTAATGGTTCCAGAACCCAACAGATAATTGAATATGAGAGTAAACTATATGAAGTGTTTGATATTAATGTGGATCTAAAGATGTCGGAACTAACACTATCCTTGATTCCAAAATCAATATTAACGTTATTGAATTTCATACTGAATACATTCACTGATCCAGAAACTCCCGCAGTTCCAGCCAATGTCATTCGGCAATCAAACCAAACGGAAACCGATTCAAAACCTGGTAGTACAAATGTAAACTTGCTATTAGATGGTATCAACATTATATTAAATGATGAATCATCAAGATTGGCTACGCTTGGAATTCATAATAGTGAACTTTCTATTAATATGCTACCACAAAGCATGAAAGTAAAGGCAAAACTAGGTGATATGAAATTGCTTGATGAAACAAGTGTGGATCTTCCCAAAAATTCTATATTCAGAGAGCTTATATCTcgtgaagatgatgatctAGCAGAACTAGTATACGAAACCTTTGACCCGGAAACTAATAAGAATAATTACGATTCTTATCTATTTTACAGAACAGGAGCCATGAGAATAAACTTCGTCGAACATTCGATCAACAAGATTATTAACTTTTTTGCgaaattccaaaagatgAAGGTTTTCTTTGATACTGCTCATAACAATGCTTATAGTAAAGCTCCTGATATTGACACTgttaataatatcaaattcGATATTCTCATTAAAACTCCAACTATatcttttccaaaattAATAGACCCGAGAAATAATAGTTATGACGAGTTGATCTGGAAGATGGGTGATGTTTATCTATCAAATTATTTCACTGGAGATGACAACAAACTAGTTAATAATGCATCAGTGGGAATAAAGAATACGCATATTTCGTCGATATTCAACTTTGAAGGTAATATGGTACAACAATTATCTGCAGTTTCAAACCTGGACTTAAGATTCGACATATTATATGATCAGTACTATAAAGAATCAGAGGCTCTTTTAAACATCACTGGATTCTTTGCTCCATTTTACGTTAATTTAACTGATCTCCAAATCCAATATATACTTGGATTGGTCCAAAAGATTTCGTCTTCTTTTATTGTTGATCAAGTTAACGACGACATGGAGGATATAGAAATGACAGCTTTGAATACAAATTCTATAATTGACCCTCAAAAGGAACTTCATTTGAGTCAAAATATTTTCTCACCGGAAAAGAAAGCGTCAGAACTAAACATTAAAAGTACGAGAGTCGAGTTTGAATTTAACGCGCCTGAGGTAAGCTTAAGCTTGTATAACCATACTAAGGGAGCGCTATCAATTGATGAACTAGGGGTTGCTAGGTTCAACCTTGAGGATTTTGGTATTTCTGGTTCAGCTTTgaactcttcttcgttCGAATCAGAAATGCACATTACATCGTTCACGGTCGAAGATATCAGGTATTCAAAGACTAGTAAACATACTCAGGTTAttccaaaaattgaagGGGAACATCATCAATTTATGGCTTCGTTCAATTATAGTGAAGGGAAAGAATCCTCAAACCTTACTTTTGAAGTTACTATAGATAGTCCAAAGATCGTATTAGCTACGGAATTTATCTTGTCATTACAAGATTTCCTAACGAGTTCATTTACCTCACAACAACCTGCCAACCTCCAAGGATTGGCTCAACATAACAATGGCATAGAACCTGAtcaaaatgatgaaacttctgagttgaaaaatgaaaaaagtaAAATGAGCGTCAGTTACTCTATAAATGTTGTAGATTCTGCCGTTATTTTATTAGCAGATCCTGCGGATAGCCATTCAGAAGCCATCGTTTTCACAATTGGTCAGTTTTTAATAGCGAATCAGAATGTCCTTTCTATATCAGCTAATAATGTTGGACTCTTCTTGAGTAGGATGGGCACGTTGAAAACTAATAGGATTAGAGTATTAGATGACTTCTCTAGTACCATATTAATTGACGGTCGAGATTCTACTCCAGAAATGCTAAAAACTCAAATACACTCCTCAGTGGGACCATTGATGCTTCGGTTATCATTGAGAGATATCAGATTGGCAATGAGAATTTTTGACTCGGCTCTTTCAATGGCAAAAGATAAAGGTCTAATAAGTAAAACAGATTCtgagaagaaagaagatgatatcaATACTAAATATGGAAGGTTTTCTAAGGagttcaaaaacaaaatcaaaaaatacGCTCCTAGTATGGTATCCTCATTTAGTGAGCTTTCGAATGCGATTCAAAGAAACTCTGTCCATAAGTCCACTAAGATCATTGCAAAAGCTGAGAAATTGCATTTGGATTTCGCAGGGATGAGAATTGTTCTAATAGGTGACATTCATGAGCTTCCAATTGCAGACTTCAATGTGAACTCATTCTCAGTAGATGCCAAGGATTGGTCCACGAATATTGATGCCATTTCTACAATTGAAATGTATGCCAGTGCATTCAATTATTCTAGATCAAGTTGGGAACCGCTTATCGAAGTGTTTCCGCTAACATTCCACCTGtcaaaagatgatgaaacagGTAATGCGTTTATGTTTGACATTATTGCTCGTAAAAATGTTGAGATCACCCTATCATCTCGTACAATTGCTTTATTATCTCAAATTCCTGCTTCTTTAACTAAGGTTCATGATCTAAAACCTCGTGGAGCAGAAAGACCTTATCGTATTCATAATGATACAGGCCACCCTCTAAATATATGGATTAAGAATACTGAGGATGGCTCTCCTGgtaaaaaaacaaatctCACAAAACTAGAACAGGGAGCAATAATCGATTGGGAATTCGAAGATTGGAGGGTAGTTAGAGAGACGTTGAATACTGATAAGAATATCTTACAGGTATCGTTTGATTCCGAAGTTTACACAAATGTAATTGAGGTGGATGCTACAAAGGAAGGTGAAACAGTCCATATGCTTTCTCCCCCAGTGAATGGGGTTCATAACCGTTTACTCGTTGGTAGTAAACTTCTGAAGAATAATGTAAAGCAAATTTCATTTGGTTCCACCCTATTATTCTTCAACTCAACATCTACAGAAATTGAAGTGGGTTTATTCGATAAGGCTCAGACAACACTGATCAAAACAATTGAACCCAGAGAAACTAAAGCTATACCAATTGATTTGGCATAcaactcttctttccaattgCGCCCAAAAATATCTGGAGCTAAATATCAATGGTCAAAGACACCTTTGTTCTGGAAACTTTTAAGAGAAGCGCCAAATTCGCTAACTTGTGCTTCCGAGAGTAATGCGCCGccattttattttgagGCAGAAGGTTTAGTTGAAAAGGATGACCCTCTTTCGAAAATATATCCTCGAATGACTGTATCAGTTTCTGCCCCATTAGTTTTGGAGAATTTGCTCCCcgaaaatatatcattctGTTTAATGGGTAAGGAAGACAAGCATAGACAAGAGATGTACTTGGAGGCAGGTTCGAGTATTCCATTGCATAACGTCTCATTGGAGTCGTATTTATTCCTATCTGTAAAAccagatgatgatatattcCAGTGGTCAAATGAGACTCTGGTAAATAGTCCAGACATTTCGGAATTACAGGAGGAGTATAGAACATTAATAAAAACGGTTGATGGACAAAAGCTTTACCTTAACTTGAAATATCATTCAGATGGAAGAAGGGCTAAAACAATCAGTATATATGCACCTTACGTTATTTTAAACAAGACGACGCACGATTTATCGGTCTTTAGTGACAGACAATGGGGGGTCCTCAAATCGAATGtctttttggaaaatgacaaaaagGTTGCTAAACCAAAAATGTTCTCATTCCAGTATGAAGATTATAACAGGAATAGAGCTAAAATTAAGTTTACAGAGACAAATCCGAGTGTTCCAGTTTCTTTTGATGCTATAGGGCAATCTGTGgatgtttctttggagtTATTAAACCATGATCAGGAGTGTAATTTGGGAATAAGTGTGAAAGAAGGTGAAGGAAAATATCGCTTTACTAAAATAGTTGAACTCTGTCCAAGATACATTTTCCGTAACAGCATGCAAGAATCTCTAGAAATAATGGAGTATGGCACCAGTAGTCCAACACTTCTCGGTCCAAATGAAGTAATTCCTCTTTATTTCTTAAAAAGGACGTTGAGTAAAAAGTTTGTTGCAAGATTTGCAAAGATACCTTCAACATGGTCAAATCCATTTAGGCTCAAGGACGTAGGGGAGACATTTGTTAAGATGAATATAACAGATGCTGCCCAGAGATTAGTAAAAATGGAGATATCATTAGAAGGAGCCACCTTGTTTATCAATGCAACTGATTCGGATGATAATTGGCCTTATTCAATTAGAAACTTTAGCGACAATGAATTCTTGTTCTGGCAAAGGAACCCTCGCTTTGTGGATGAGGAAAGCGATGAACttgattattattatcaagaAGACGAGGATGAGGTTGATTTTGAGCCAATTTATTATCGTATACCTCCTAGAAGTGTCATGCCATATTCTTGGGATTATCCAAGCgctaaacaaaagaagctTTATATTCACACAAAAAACCGCCGCCGTGAAATTGACTTGAATGAAATAGGAAATCTCAGGCCGATTAGAATTCCACCAGACAATCCAAAAAATCCACCCACTATTGTTGACATCAATATCTTAATGGATAATGGAGTCCAAGTTCTAGTGTTGAGTAATTACAATCAAGAACAAAGTCTATATAAACTACGGTCTCAAAGGAGACTAGAAAGTGAATCATCTCTTGCCTCTAGTGTCACTTCTAAATCGGATAGATTCGaggttgatgaagatatggACTCAAAATTAAATGCCAGAGTTGTTTTATCCTTTTCGGGTATCGGAGTCTCTTTCATAAATCAACGCCTTCAAGAGTTATGTTATCTTAACATTCTTGGTTTAGAGTTCAGATTCAATGATAGTGAAATGTACCAAAATCTTTcatttaaaataaaatggtTGCAAATTGACAACCAATTATTTGGCGGAATATACGAAACGGTTTTGTACCCAACtaaaattccaaaagaatctaaagaaattgatatcCATCCATCATTGTCTGGATCTATTTCAAAGGTGAAGGATGAATCATCAAGCTTAATGAATTTCAAAATGGCAACTATACTTTTGCAGGAAATGACTATCCAAATCGATGAAGATTTCTTATTTGCTttaattgattttgttCACGTCCCTGGTGCAGCTTGGAATGAAAATACTGATTATGATGACAACAATAATGAAGCCTTTATATTGAATAAATGTTCCATCCCAGACTTCCCAACGACTATAAAGAGTAACAAAGTATATTTCGAAATGCTACACTTACAACCCACGCTATTgcatctttcttttgtcaGAACAGACAGGGTTAATGtggaagaggaaaaaacTAGTGGTAATAGTCCTATCAACTACTTCATAAATGTTTTGACAATGGCGCTAGGGAATATCGAGGGAGCTCAAATAAAGTTAAACTCGTTATTGCTTGAACATGTAAGAGTGTCTCCTCCGACATTAATTGCAGCAATAGAATCACATTATGCTCAACAATTCTTCTACCAACTTCATAAGATTCTTGGATCTGCTGATTTCCTTGGAAACCCTGTTGGCTTTTTCAATAATATCAGTTCAGGAGTGATGGATATATTTTACGAACCATACCAAGGATATATTATGAATGATAGGCCACAAGAGTTGGGAATAGGTATTGCTAAAGGTGGTTTGTcgtttttgaaaaagtCCGTATTTGGTTTTTCAGACTCGTTCTCTAAAATGACAGGATCAATGGCAAAAGGTTTATCTGTTGCCATTCAGGATACAtctttccaagaaagaagaaggttacAACAGAGACAGAGAGGTAAATTTGGGAGTGTTGGAGTTGGTGCttcatcatttttcaataacGTCACCAGTGGTATTACAGGTGTTGCATTAGATCCTTATTCAGGCGGTGCCAAGGAAGGGCCTTTGGGATTCATAAAAGGCGTTGGCAAAGGGCTTATTGGGCTTCCGGCTAAAACTGCAATCGGGGTACTAGACCTTGCTAGTAACGTGAGTGAAGGTATTAGAAATTCGACAACACTAATGGATGGTGGACAAATAGAGAGAGTTCGGTTACCAAGATATGTTGGTTCAGACAATCTAATTAAGCCCTACAATCTTAGAGATTCACAAGGTCAATATTGGCTCAAATCTTGTAACGGTGGCCAATTCGcaaaagatatatatgtagGCCACGTTATTTGTGAAACCCCAGCTGGCTTCCAGATTGTAATTGTATCCCTCCAACGGATATTGCGGATGCAGCTATCCAATCTAACTGTAATGGAACATATTCCCTTCAACACTATCCGTAACGTGAAGGTTTCCAAGACAGGTATCACAATATATACTGCTGAAAGAGAGTACTTCTTCTCAGTTCCTAAAGATGaggaaagaagatattTGTATAAACTTGTTCATGCTGCAGTTGTTGAGTTCAACAGCAAATGGCAGGTCCAGCTATGA